In Mercurialis annua linkage group LG5, ddMerAnnu1.2, whole genome shotgun sequence, a single genomic region encodes these proteins:
- the LOC126680705 gene encoding sodium/hydrogen exchanger 8-like, whose protein sequence is MSDLVIEQAVEVPYRILAEKGVESNPSDAVLFFGLSLVLGIACRHLLRGTRVPYTVALLVIGIALGSLEYGTHHRLGKFGDSIRIWALIDPDLLLAVFLPALLFESSFSMEMHQIKKCIAQMLILAGPGVLISTFFLGSVLKLIFPYNWDWKTSLLLGGLLSATDPVAVVALLKELGASKKLSTIIEGESLMNDGTAIVVYQLFYRMVLGESSNGGMIVRFLAQVSLGAVGIGVAFGIASVLWLGFIFNDTVIEIALTLAVSYIAYFTAQEGAGVSGVLAVMALGMFYAAAARTAFKGDGQQSLHHFWEMVAYIANTLIFILSGVVIAEGVLSNDDIFHNHGNSWGYLFLLYVSVQVSRFVVVTVLFPFLQYFGYGLDWKEAIILIWSGLRGAVALSLSLSVKRTSDSSKYISPDTGTLFVFFTGGIVFLTLIVNGSTTQFILRLLDMNKLSSAKKRILDYTKYEMLNKALAAFGELGDDEELGPADWPTVKRYIPSLNNLEGKHEHPAESEEDLDPTKLKDIRIRLLNGVQSAYWGMLEEGRITQMTANVLMQSVDEAIDMASHEPLSDWKGLKDNVHFPSYYRFLQASIVPRKLVTYFIVGRLESACYICAAFLRAHRIARRQLHDFIGDSEVASLVITESEAEGEEAREFLEDVRATFPEVLRVVKTRQVTYSVLNHLSDYVQNLEMVGLLEEKEMLHLHDAVQTDLKRLLRNPPIVKIPKITDLINMHPLLGALPSTLREPLEGYSKGTMKSRGVPLCKEGTKPSGIWLISNGVVKWRSNSIRNKHSLHPTFTHGSTLGIYEVLVGKPYICDIITDSVVLCFFIDSDKILSALKSDPAVEDFLWQESAIILAKILLPQMFEKMSMQDMRTLVAERSILHIYIRGETIEVPHHSVGFLLEGFVKVHGFQEELITSPAALLPPYRNQSSNAHGTQNIKNEEITGGRTASFSHGKSLYQVETRARVIIFDIAALEADIPLQRKSSSFVSHTGDHPLRYGSRDHALMSWPENFCKKKSIEQNLNNVQAKSLSERAMQLSIYGSMVDVQRRTNPSSGNLVDRSNSMSFSKGDASNHGRPLLSVKSEGNATLKKNIQVRNVTWKVPTPPKPSTATNDGHSSDESGAEDEVIIRIDSPSCLSFQHTS, encoded by the exons ATGTCTGATTTAGTCATAGAACAAGCCGTTGAGGTACCTTACAGAATTTTAGCTGAGAAAGGAGTTGAAAGCAATCCAAGCGACGCCGTTTTGTTCTTCGGGTTGAGTTTAGTGCTCGGAATTGCGTGTAGGCATCTGTTGCGTGGTACCAGAGTTCCTTATACCGTTGCTCTTCTAGTTATCGGCATTGCTCTCGGTTCCTTAG AATATGGCACACATCATCGACTGGGAAAGTTTGGTGATAGCATTCGTATCT GGGCACTTATTGATCCGGACCTTCTCCTGGCGGTTTTCCTCCCTGCCCTTCTTTTTGAGAGTTCATTTTCAATGGAAATGCACCAAATCAAG AAATGTATTGCACAAATGCTTATACTTGCCGGTCCAGGAGTTCTTATCTCAACATTCTTTCTTGGATCCGTCTTGAAG CTCATTTTTCCGTATAACTGGGACTGGAAAACGTCATTGTTGCTTGGTGGACTTTTGAGTGCCACTGATCCCGTGGCTGTTGTTGCTCTGTTAAAAGAGCTTGGTGCAAGCAAAAAATTGAGTACAATAATTGAAGGGGAATCCTTGATGAATGATGG GACAGCAATTGTGGTCTATCAGTTATTCTATCGTATGGTCCTTGGGGAGAGCTCTAATGGGGGGATGATAGTCAGATTTCTGGCACAAGTCTCACTTGGAGC TGTAGGAATTGGTGTTGCTTTTGGAATTGCTTCTGTTCTGTGGCTTGGGTTTATTTTTAATGACACAGTGATAGAGATTGCACTGACACTTGCTGTGAGCTATATTGCATATTTCACT GCACAGGAGGGTGCCGGCGTTTCTGGAGTTTTGGCAGTAATGGCTTTAGGAAT GTTTTATGCTGCAGCTGCCAGGACTGCTTTCAAGGGTGATGGGCAGCAGAGCTTGCACCATTTTTG GGAAATGGTTGCTTATATTGCAAATACTTTAATCTTCATATTGAG TGGTGTTGTTATAGCCGAAGGTGTTCTCAGCAATGATGATATCTTTCATAACCATG gAAATTCTTGGGGATACCTATTTCTTCTTTATGTTTCTGTGCAAGTATCTCGTTTTGTAGTTGTTACAGTATTGTTTCCATTTCTACAATATTTTGGTTATGGTTTGGATTGGAAGGAAGCTATTATTCTCATATGGTCAGGATTGCGAGGCGCTGTTGCCTTGTCACTTTCACTATCTGTTAAG CGCACTAGCGACAGCTCAAAGTACATAAGTCCTGATACAGGAACTTTG TTTGTTTTCTTCACTGGTGGAATCGTATTCCTGACACTTATTGTGAATGGATCAACTACACAGTTCATTTTGCGTCTTCTTGATATGAATAAGCTATCTTCAGCAAAG AAACGCATATTGGACTACACGAAGTATGAAATGTTGAACAAAGCATTAGCAGCTTTTGGTGAACTAGGAGACGATGAAGAACTTGGACCTGCTGATTGGCCTACTGTCAAACGATACATTCCAAGCTTGAATAATTTGGAAGGAAAACATGAGCATCCTGCTGAATCTGAAGAAGATCTCGACCCAACAAAGTTGAAGGATATACGGATACGGCTTCTAAATG GAGTCCAATCTGCTTATTGGGGAATGCTTGAAGAGGGAAGGATAACCCAGATGACTGCAAATGTATTGATGCAATCCGTAGATGAAGCAATCGACATGGCTTCCCATGAGCCTTTATCTGATTGGAAGGGATTAAAGGATAACGTTCATTTCCCAAGTTATTATAGGTTTCTTCAAGCAAGCATAGTCCCACGGAAACTCGTTACTTATTTTATTGTAGGGAGACTGGAATCTGCATGTTACATTTGTGCTGCATTTTTACGTGCACACAGAATTGCACGACGGCAACTGCATGACTTTATAG GTGATAGTGAAGTTGCTTCCTTAGTCATTACTGAAAGTGAGGCAGAAGGAGAAGAAGCAAGAGAATTCCTGGAAGATGTTCGTGCTACGTTTCCTGAG gTGCTACGTGTTGTAAAAACCAGACAAGTAACTTATTCAGTTCTGAATCATTTAAGTGATTATGTCCAAAATCTTGAAATGGTTGGGCTGTTGGAAGAAAAGGAGATGCTTCACCTTCATGATGCTGTCCAA ACCGACTTAAAAAGACTTCTAAGGAATCCACCCATAGTCAAGATTCCTAAAATAACTGATTTGATTAACATGCATCCTTTGTTGGGGGCACTTCCTTCTACATTGCGTGAACCACTTGAAGGTTATAGCAAAGGAACAATGAAATCACGTGGTGTCCCATTGTGCAAAGAGGGTACCAAGCCAAGTGGTATTTGGCTTATTTCTAATGGTGTTGTCAAG TGGAGAAGCAACAGTATAAGGAACAAGCACTCTTTGCACCCAACTTTTACACATGGGAGCACATTGGGGATATATGAAGTGCTTGTTGGGAAGCCTTACATCTGTGACATAATAACAGATTCTGTGGTGCTCTGCTTTTTTATTGATAGCGACAAAATACTATCAGCATTAAAGTCAGACCCTGCAGTAGAAGACTTCCTGTGGCAG GAAAGTGCCATCATATTGGCCAAAATTTTGCTTCCTCAAATGTTTGAAAAGATGTCTATGCAAGATATGAGGACTCTTGTTGCAGAAAGATCGATACTGCACATATACATAAGGGGAGAAACAATAGAAGTACCTCACCATTCTGTTGGCTTTCTGTTAGAAGGATTTGTGAAGGTCCATGGTTTTCAAGAAGAATTGATTACATCACCTGCAGCACTGTTGCCTCCATATAGAAATCAGAGCTCTAATGCACATGGAACTCAAAACATTAAGAATGAAGAAATAACAG GTGGCAGGACAGCCAGTTTCTCTCACGGTAAATCATTATATCAAGTTGAGACGAGAGCAAGAGTAATAATTTTTGACATTGCAGCATTGGAAGCTGATATTCCTCTGCAGAGAAAATCGTCCTCTTTCGTATCTCATACAGGTGATCATCCTCTTAGATATGGAAGCAGAGATCATGCCCTTATGAGTTGGCCTGAAAATTTCTGCAAGAAAAAATCTATCGAGCAGAACCTTAATAATGTACAAGCAAAAAGCTTGTCTGAAAGAGCAATGCAGCTGAGCATCTATGGTAGCATG GTTGATGTGCAACGGCGAACGAACCCTTCTTCAGGCAATCTAGTGGACCGGTCAAACAGCATGTCATTTTCAAAAGGAGACGCATCAAACCATGGTCGTCCTCTTCTTTCTGTTAAATCGGAGGGAAATGCTACTCTAAAGAAGAACATACAGGTGAGAAATGTGACATGGAAAGTTCCGACTCCTCCAAAGCCGAGTACTGCCACAAATGATGGTCACTCTAGTGATGAATCCGGTGCTGAAGATGAGGTTATTATCAGAATTGACTCGCCGAGTTGTCTTTCTTTTCAGCATACTTCTTAA
- the LOC126682852 gene encoding tyrosine-protein phosphatase DSP3-like, which yields MGLILQESEERNNDDVLLEPPPNFSAVEAGVIFRSSFPQPSNFSFLQSLNLRSVIYLCSEPYPQHNTEFLNAHNIQLFQFGIAGKTASTSSINDAVTEALKILLDPTNHPVLIHCNQGKHRTGTVVGCFRKLQDWRLDSVLDEYKYFAGAKSRDGDLKFIERFDGMKCLYSIMLQCRGSGSNRSRLICGEDDVLKNSLIRSS from the coding sequence ATGGGGTTGATACTACAAGAATCAGAAGAAAGAAACAACGACGACGTATTACTCGAACCACCGCCGAATTTCTCAGCAGTAGAAGCTGGCGTTATTTTCCGATCATCTTTTCCACAGCCTTCCAATTTCTCCTTCCTTCAATCTCTCAACCTCCGTTCAGTCATCTACTTATGCTCCGAGCCCTATCCACAACACAACACGGAGTTTCTCAACGCTCATAACATTCAACTCTTCCAGTTCGGCATTGCCGGAAAAACGGCTTCTACATCCAGTATAAACGACGCCGTCACAGAGGCTCTGAAAATCCTGCTCGACCCGACGAATCATCCGGTTTTGATTCACTGCAATCAAGGAAAGCATCGGACAGGTACGGTCGTCGGTTGCTTTCGGAAGCTGCAAGATTGGCGGTTGGATTCTGTGCTTGATGAGTATAAGTACTTCGCCGGTGCAAAATCGAGAGACGGTGACCTGAAGTTCATTGAGAGGTTTGATGGTATGAAGTGTCTTTACAGTATAATGTTGCAGTGCCGTGGTTCCGGTTCAAATAGGAGCCGTTTAATTTGTGGAGAAGACGACGTACTGAAGAACTCCCTAATTAGGTCAAGTTAG